TGGACGGTGTGCTGACCAAGCCGGTTTCGCGTGAGCGGTTATCGCAAACGCTGGCGGTGCGCTGGCCCGCGTTGGATGAAGACGATGACGACCTCGCCCGCGATGTGACCTGCAGTGTCGGGGGCGATGCAACGTCGGAGGTGGCTCCGTCGCTCAGCCAGGAAAAAAGCTTGCCGAAATCGCGGTCGGCACTAAGGGATGACCCCTACGCGCGACGCATGATGCGAGATGAAATGGCGAAGGATCTGGCGCGCTTTCGTCGTCTTCTGGCAAGACGTCGTCGCGAAGACCTGGAAGTCGCTCAGGGCCTCATTCATCGCATGCGAGGCGCGTGCCGCATGTTCGGCGATCCGGCGTTGACCGAGCGATGCGACCGGCTCGCCAAGCGGTTGGCGAACTGCCGGTGCACCGCGCAGGGTTTAGACGACGGATGAGCGCAAAGGTACCGAAAGCGTCAGATGTAGCGCCACACGGCGAGGTAATGACATACGGTGCCGCCGATGGCGAACAGGTGCCAAACGAGATGCCCGAACTTGATGTGTCCGTCGAGCGAATAGAAGATCGCCCCGATGGTGTAGGCGGCGCCACCGGCATACAGCCATCCTGCGCCGGGGCCGGGAATGGCGGCCAGCACCGGCCCGGCGACCAGCACGGCCATCCAGCCTAGCCCGATGTAGAGCAGCGTCGAGACGAGCGGGCGGTCGAGCAGTCCGAGTGACTTGGCGACGAGTCCCGCGATCGCCATCGCCCAGACGCCGGTGAGCAGGGGCCAGCCCCACGGATCGTGCAGGATCTTGACGGTGAAGGGCGTGTAAGTACCGGCAATGAAGAGAAAGATGGCGCAATGGTCGACGCGCATGAACACCCGCTTCGCCCGGCCGTCCGGCAACCCGTGGTACAGCGCCGATGCCAGATAGACCACGACCATCGTGACGGCGAACACGCCGATGCCGATCTGCTGCACAGTGCTCGGCATCGGTGGGCGTACGGCGGTGAAGAGAAACGGGATCGCTGCGAGCGCGGCCAGACAGGCGAGGCCGTGGCTGAGGCTGTTGGCGAGTTCTTCGCTGCGGGTCTGCGCGCGGGCGATGGCCCTCGTCCTCGCCGTCGGTGTAGCCGTGGTCATGCCGTCCTCATCGGAGAGTCGTCAGTGGTGTCTTTGCGATGCCTTCAGTGATGCGTCTCGTGCCATTTGCGAACGGCAGCCATCGTGTTCTGGACGTGCTTGTCCGGATCCATGCTGACGTAGCTGTAGATCACCTTGCCGTCGGGGGCGATGACGTAGGAGATGCGATTGGCGATGTCCGGTTTGAGGGCGAGTACGGCGTCGTACGCCTTCATGATCTTCTGATCGGTGTCGGCCGCCACGGCAAACTTGCTGCGGCACTCGGACACGGAGAACTTGTTGAGCGTGTCGATGTTGTCGTGCGAAACGCCAATCACCGTCGCGCCCATCTCCTTGAACTTGTCGGTCGCTTCGGCGAAGTCATGCGCTTCGATCGTGCATCCGGTGGTGAACGCGGCGGGATAGAAATACAGCACGACGGGGCCCTGTTTGAGCGCGTCCGCGAGCGAGAACGTGAAGACTTTGCCGCCGAGCGAGGCCTGCGCCTTGAAGTCGGGCGCCGATGCGCCGTTCTGCAATGCCGCATGG
This window of the Pandoraea sputorum genome carries:
- a CDS encoding peroxiredoxin codes for the protein MKRWLGMTAAAAIVGVTAWCMIPAHAALQNGASAPDFKAQASLGGKVFTFSLADALKQGPVVLYFYPAAFTTGCTIEAHDFAEATDKFKEMGATVIGVSHDNIDTLNKFSVSECRSKFAVAADTDQKIMKAYDAVLALKPDIANRISYVIAPDGKVIYSYVSMDPDKHVQNTMAAVRKWHETHH
- the trhA gene encoding PAQR family membrane homeostasis protein TrhA produces the protein MTTATPTARTRAIARAQTRSEELANSLSHGLACLAALAAIPFLFTAVRPPMPSTVQQIGIGVFAVTMVVVYLASALYHGLPDGRAKRVFMRVDHCAIFLFIAGTYTPFTVKILHDPWGWPLLTGVWAMAIAGLVAKSLGLLDRPLVSTLLYIGLGWMAVLVAGPVLAAIPGPGAGWLYAGGAAYTIGAIFYSLDGHIKFGHLVWHLFAIGGTVCHYLAVWRYI